ACGCTCTACATACTCTTCTGCGCATAATCCTACTGCAGTAAGCAAATCACAGCATTCATCAATTGACAGACTTCTTCCTGCTGCCAATGTAAGAAGCTTGGAAACAGGCATTCCTTTGAATCTTGGTGGCTGCTGGAATGCATATCCGATTCCTGCATTTGCCCGATGATTAATATCATAATCTGTAATATCCTGCTCATTCAGCATGATTTTTCCACTATCTGCCTTTTCAATTCCTATCAATGTTTTCGCCAACGTAGATTTTCCACCACCATTTGGTCCGGTAATCACTAACATCTCCCCATCATCTACATGAAATGAAATATCATTGAGAAGACATTTTCGACTCCCATTATCATTTACATATAATGTTAAATTTTCTGCTTTTAACACTTTCCTCACCTCGTATAATTTTATTTAGGAAAACACTTTCCTGATATATAAAAAAAGCCTGAGAAACTTAGCATTTCCAGGCTTTATAGATAAAAGGCACAGATCGGATTTGAACCGATGAATCAGGGTGTTGCAGACCCACGCCTTACCACTTGGCTACTGCGCCTCACTATATAGATATGGTATCCATAACTGTTTTATATTATACCAAGTATTTTTAGTGGAGTCAAATAAATTTTTGTTTTATTTTGCAGGAGATTTTCTCTTTTGCACAAAATCTTCTCAGAAAGAAGAAAAAATGCCGCTCTTTTTACAGAACAGCATCTCCTCTTTCATTTACCAGTTGATAACCTACAGATTCTATCCTCTTATCCAGACACTCTCTGCATTCTGCTGCCTCTTCTCCGGTGCAGATCTTGTTATCATATAAATCATATTGTTTTCTTGTCTTTAGGGGCGACAAATTTGGCATTACAACATTTGCTCCTGCCAAGAGTCCCTTTTCTCTTCCTTGCGGATCCATTGTTCCAAGAGCTGTCGTTGCCGGAAGCAATACTGTCGGCAGTAAAATACGAATTACAGACAGTAAAAATAATGTTTTCTCCACACTTCCCGCTGATTTTTCAGCAAAACAGGTGTCATGATGCGGAATAAACGGACCGATGCCTACCATCTGTGGCTGTAACTCCTGCAAAAATAATAAATCTTCTGCCAAAGTTTCCACGCTCTGTCCCGGAGAGCCTACCATAAATCCTGCTCCCACCTGGTATCCTAATTTCTTCAAATCATACAAACATTGTTTTCTATTTGCAAGACTCATCTCTGCCGGATGCAATACTCCATAATGTTGTTCATCCGCAGTCTCATGACGAAGCAGGTAGCGGTCCGCCCCTGCTTCTTTATAAGCTTTATAACTTTCATAAGATTTTTCTCCTACTGAAAGTGTTACTGCACATTCCGGATATAAGGTCTTGATTCTGCGAATAATCTCCACCAGTTTTGCATCCGTGTACCAGACATCTTCCCCGCCTTGCAGAACAAATGTCCGAAAGCCTAATTCATAACCATTCTCACAGCATGCCAGGATATCCTCCTGCGATAAACGAAATCGTTTTGCATTTTTATTACTTCTTCGAATCCCACAATAGTAACAATCGTTTTTACAATGGTTTGTAAATTCAATCAGCCCTCTTGTAAATACCTTCGTTCCATAATAGTGTTTTCTTAACCTGATGGCCTCTTCTTTTAGAAGCTCTCGGATATCCGGATCATCCTGCTGTTTTAAAATTTCTATAAACTCTTCTTTTGTTAATTTTTGACGCTGGATTAATTTATCTACCGCCTTCATATTTCCCCCAAATTTTTATCTATTCTTATTGAACTGCTTTAAATGCCTCATCCAAATCCTGAAGAATATCATCAATATTTTCTGTACCGATTGAAAGACGAATTGTGTTTGGTTTGATTCCCTGATCAAGCAGTTCTTCTTCTGTGCACTGGCTGTGTGTTGTTGTTGCAGGATGAATAACAAGTGATTTCACATCTGCCACATTTGCCAGCAATGAGAACAATTCCAGATTATCAATAAATTCCTGAGCTTTTGCTGCATCTCCTTTAATTTCAAATGTGAAGATAGAACCTCCTCCATTTGGGAAATATTTCTTATAAAGCTCCTGCTGTTTTGGATCTGAATCTACAGATGGATGATGTACTTTCTCTACCTGTGGATGGTTATTCAGATACTCTACAACTTTCAGTGCATTTTCTACGTGACGTTCAACACGAAGTGAAAGTGTCTCAAGTCCCTGCAGGAAAATAAATGAACTGATTGGAGAAATTGTAGCTCCTGTATCTCTTAAAAGGATTGCTCTGATCTTTGTTACAAATGCTGCAGCTCCACAAGCTTTTGTGAAACTGATACCATGATAGCTTGGATTTGGATCTGTCAGTGAAGGGAATTTTCCTGAAGCCTCCCAGTCAAATTTACCACCTTCAATGATAACTCCACCGATTGTTGTTCCATGTCCACCGATAAATTTTGTTGCTGAATGAACTACGATATCTGCGCCGTACTCAATTGGTCTTACAAGGTAAGGTGTTGCAAAAGTATTGTCTACAACAAGTGGAATTTTATGTTTATGTGCAATATTTGCAACTGCTTCAATATCAACTACATCTGAATTTGGATTTCCAAGAGTCTCAATGTAAATTGCTTTTGTATTCTCCTGAATCGCATTTTCAACCTCTTCCAAGTTGAAAATGTCAACGAATGTTGTCGTAATTCCATAATTTGGAAGTGTATGCTCAAGAAGGTTAAATGAACCTCCGTAGATATTTTTAGCAGATACGATATGATCTCCCTGCTGAGCAAGATTTTCAATTGTATATGTAATCGCTGCTGCTCCTGATGCTACTGCAAGGGCTGCTGTACCACCTTCCAATGCTGCAATTCTCTTCTCAAATACATCTTCTGTAGGATTTGTCAGACGTCCGTAAATATTTCCGGCATCTTTTAACCCAAAACGATCTGCTGCATGCTGGCTGTTACGAAATACATATGATGATGTCTGATAAATCG
This Ruminococcus hominis DNA region includes the following protein-coding sequences:
- a CDS encoding O-acetylhomoserine aminocarboxypropyltransferase/cysteine synthase family protein, which translates into the protein MAKITRDQRNFKFETLQLHVGQETPDPVTDARAVPIYQTSSYVFRNSQHAADRFGLKDAGNIYGRLTNPTEDVFEKRIAALEGGTAALAVASGAAAITYTIENLAQQGDHIVSAKNIYGGSFNLLEHTLPNYGITTTFVDIFNLEEVENAIQENTKAIYIETLGNPNSDVVDIEAVANIAHKHKIPLVVDNTFATPYLVRPIEYGADIVVHSATKFIGGHGTTIGGVIIEGGKFDWEASGKFPSLTDPNPSYHGISFTKACGAAAFVTKIRAILLRDTGATISPISSFIFLQGLETLSLRVERHVENALKVVEYLNNHPQVEKVHHPSVDSDPKQQELYKKYFPNGGGSIFTFEIKGDAAKAQEFIDNLELFSLLANVADVKSLVIHPATTTHSQCTEEELLDQGIKPNTIRLSIGTENIDDILQDLDEAFKAVQ
- a CDS encoding ABC transporter ATP-binding protein yields the protein MLKAENLTLYVNDNGSRKCLLNDISFHVDDGEMLVITGPNGGGKSTLAKTLIGIEKADSGKIMLNEQDITDYDINHRANAGIGYAFQQPPRFKGMPVSKLLTLAAGRSLSIDECCDLLTAVGLCAEEYVERQIDGTLSGGEMKRIEIASVLAKDHELCIFDEPEAGIDLWSFSMLIQKFEEMHKEKKQSLIVISHQEKIIDMADRIMIIDDGEIKKIGKREDVLPYLNGVQKCHNCAENRERRA
- the hydE gene encoding [FeFe] hydrogenase H-cluster radical SAM maturase HydE — protein: MKAVDKLIQRQKLTKEEFIEILKQQDDPDIRELLKEEAIRLRKHYYGTKVFTRGLIEFTNHCKNDCYYCGIRRSNKNAKRFRLSQEDILACCENGYELGFRTFVLQGGEDVWYTDAKLVEIIRRIKTLYPECAVTLSVGEKSYESYKAYKEAGADRYLLRHETADEQHYGVLHPAEMSLANRKQCLYDLKKLGYQVGAGFMVGSPGQSVETLAEDLLFLQELQPQMVGIGPFIPHHDTCFAEKSAGSVEKTLFLLSVIRILLPTVLLPATTALGTMDPQGREKGLLAGANVVMPNLSPLKTRKQYDLYDNKICTGEEAAECRECLDKRIESVGYQLVNERGDAVL